The Candidatus Methanomethylicota archaeon genome window below encodes:
- a CDS encoding glycosyltransferase family 4 protein, with product MSKVSCIFVTQYFPPLLGGAASRNRNIYLQFKKLGLNCKVITFRPLIKHGKIPQNKMRDIFLFTCYSFLSFFITSITVSYDVLLLSSPPITIGPLALFGRFLRKIVLIDVQDIWPESLVEEGYLKKNSPVYVMLSLCENIAYKYADRIITVSPYLADQIRRKTKKDVFVLMSGTDPNFFRPKIADPSLKAKLGLEGKKVILYSGNIGKAQSIDNFLFALKEVVKEYPDVIFLIVGSGRELDSLIELHHRLKLENHVKFLPPVPQPVLVDLIALSDICIVPLHEYERGALPTKFFEYLSCGKPIIATSSLEIGRILSDSRAGIFISDPRNISLLTKSLLKLLTDDELRVKMGENGRQYSLRNFDFSKNMSRLLGDLLRLR from the coding sequence ATGAGTAAAGTATCTTGCATATTTGTGACGCAATATTTTCCTCCACTATTAGGTGGAGCAGCATCTAGGAATCGCAATATATATCTTCAGTTCAAGAAATTAGGGCTGAACTGTAAAGTAATCACCTTTCGTCCATTAATTAAGCATGGAAAAATTCCACAAAATAAAATGAGGGATATTTTTCTGTTTACTTGCTATTCTTTCTTGAGCTTTTTTATAACTTCAATAACCGTATCTTATGACGTTCTCCTTCTTTCATCACCTCCGATAACAATTGGCCCCCTTGCACTTTTTGGCAGATTTTTAAGAAAGATTGTTCTAATCGATGTGCAAGACATCTGGCCTGAATCTTTAGTAGAAGAAGGATACTTAAAAAAGAATAGTCCTGTGTATGTTATGTTGTCCTTATGTGAAAATATAGCATACAAATATGCAGATAGAATAATTACAGTAAGTCCATATTTGGCTGATCAAATTAGACGGAAGACCAAGAAAGATGTATTTGTATTAATGTCAGGAACCGATCCAAACTTCTTCAGACCAAAAATTGCTGATCCAAGCCTTAAAGCTAAGCTTGGTCTTGAAGGGAAAAAAGTGATACTCTATAGCGGTAATATAGGTAAGGCTCAATCGATAGATAATTTTCTTTTTGCTTTAAAGGAAGTTGTAAAAGAGTATCCAGATGTGATTTTTCTTATTGTTGGCTCTGGGAGGGAACTTGACTCACTGATTGAACTTCATCATAGACTTAAACTTGAAAATCATGTGAAGTTTTTACCTCCAGTCCCACAGCCTGTTTTAGTTGATCTTATAGCACTTTCAGATATCTGCATTGTGCCTTTACATGAGTACGAGAGGGGAGCGCTTCCAACTAAATTTTTCGAATATCTCTCTTGTGGGAAACCAATAATTGCCACATCTTCATTAGAAATAGGAAGGATTCTTAGCGACTCTAGAGCTGGAATTTTCATTTCGGACCCAAGGAATATATCACTCTTAACCAAGTCATTACTTAAGCTGCTTACCGATGATGAGTTGAGGGTCAAAATGGGGGAAAATGGACGTCAATACAGTTTGAGGAACTTCGATTTTTCGAAGAACATGAGTAGACTGTTAGGTGATCTCTTACGGCTAAGATAA